A portion of the Cryptomeria japonica chromosome 5, Sugi_1.0, whole genome shotgun sequence genome contains these proteins:
- the LOC131035212 gene encoding coniferyl alcohol acyltransferase: MEKEMMMRFSVEIVRSSIVKSPVPTKECTLKGSNIDLTVPAISPGHFFVYKRVQDKTYQEMASPIKKALSETLVLFYPVAGRFIISHNGEPEIDCNNQGVPFIEAESDAAIKDLDFSQPSLSVAKLTPTRHPLQGESPRCVPVLAVQVTRMKCGGIVVGCCFDHRIVDGISSYNFFKAWTEAAQGLSSSIITPCFERSLLNPRYPLNTGAIDKHYMALPFSALDRTDPPPPQIGRIYHLDALTLLQLQALANQSQGEPRVGKPITKMEAVSSYIWKLFARAQALTSSEPTRIGIPIDGRAYLNLPPSYFGNVIAIPFKESYAEHILQQPLSKIAKIVRNVITGSANSEYFMSFVDWVEEKRPAAMLARVYAEEGSAVVVSSGVRIPLYQFDFGCGKPTFSSVYFPWGGTAGYVMLQASPLGDGNMVVYMHMAEKDLDAIETDPEFLFVRVSRMNFW; this comes from the exons ATGGAGAAAGAAATGATGATGAGATTTAGCGTGGAGATCGTACGAAGCTCCATCGTAAAATCGCCTGTACCCACAAAAGAATGCACGCTCAAAGGCTCCAACATAGATCTCACTGTTCCTGCCATTAGTCCCGGGCACTTCTTTGTTTACAAACGAGTGCAAGATAAGACATACCAAGAGATGGCAAGTCCGATCAAGAAGGCGCTCTCTGAGACACTAGTACTGTTTTATCCAGTGGCTGGAAGGTTTATCATCAGCCATAATGGTGAGCCTGAGATAGACTGTAATAATCAAGGAGTGCCCTTCATTGAAGCTGAATCGGACGCTGCCATTAAAGATCTGGATTTTTCTCAGCCAAGTTTATCTGTTGCCAAATTGACTCCCACGAGGCACCCTCTCCAAGGAGAATCCCCTCGTTGCGTTCCTGTTTTAGCTGTACAG GTGACGAGGATGAAGTGCGGAGGAATTGTAGTGGGTTGTTGTTTTGATCACAGAATAGTAGATGGAATAAGCAGTTATAATTTCTTTAAAGCATGGACGGAGGCAGCACAAGGTCTATCATCTTCCATTATTACGCCTTGctttgaacgctcactcctcaatcctCGGTACCCTCTCAACACTGGTGCCATTGATAAGCATTACATGGCACTGCCTTTCTCTGCTCTCGATCGCACTGATCCTCCTCCACCCCAAATTGGGCGCATTTATCATTTGGATGCTCTCACGCTTCTACAATTACAGGCTCTGGCTAACCAATCTCAAGGAGAACCCCGTGTTGGGAAACCCATAACAAAGATGGAAGCAGTCTCTTCCTATATTTGGAAACTTTTTGCTCGCGCCCAAGCTTTAACCTCTTCAGAACCAACCAGAATCGGTATCCCGATCGACGGACGTGCATACCTGAACCTCCCTCCTTCCTACTTCGGAAATGTGATAGCAATTCCTTTCAAGGAGAGTTATGCAGAGCACATATTACAGCAGCCATTAAGCAAGATAGCAAAAATTGTACGCAACGTTATAACTGGTTCTGCAAACAGTGAGTATTTCATGTCCTTTGTGGATTGGGTGGAGGAGAAGAGACCTGCAGCGATGTTAGCGAGAGTTTATGCGGAGGAAGGATCTGCCGTGGTGGTGTCGTCGGGAGTGAGGATTCCATTGTATCAGTTTGACTTCGGATGTGGTAAGCCTACGTTTTCAAGTGTATATTTTCCATGGGGAGGAACAGCAGGGTATGTGATGTTGCAGGCGAGCCCCCTGGGAGATGGGAATATGGTGGTGTATATGCACATGGCTGAGAAGGACTTAGACGCCATTGAAACTGATCCTGAGTTTTTGTTCGTGAGGGTCAGTCGAATGAATTTCTGGTAG
- the LOC131035213 gene encoding coniferyl alcohol acyltransferase-like, whose product MKCDGIVVSCCFDHRIVDGISSCILFNAWTEAARGLSFSITPCFQRSLINPHQPLHAAALPEIDIHYVALPFSALTHTHPPPPQIGRTYHLDALTLLQLLALGNKTEAKPRVGKPITKMDAVSAYIWKVFARAQALSCSEATRIGIPIDGRAYLNLPPSYFGNAIAIPFKESYAEDILEQPLSKIAEIVRNVICASTNSEYFRSVVDWVEEKRPAAILARVYGEEGSALVVSSGVRIPLYEFDLGCGKPAFSSAYFPWGGTAGYVMLRASPLGDGNMVVYMHMAEKHLDAIETDPEFLFVRANRMNFWYL is encoded by the coding sequence ATGAAGTGTGATGGAATTGTAGTGAGTTGTTGTTTTGATCACCGAATAGTAGATGGAATAAGCAGCTGTATTTTGTTTAATGCATGGACGGAGGCTGCTcgaggtctttcattttccattacGCCTTGTTTTCAACGCTCACTCATCAATCCCCACCAACCTCTCCACGCCGCTGCACTCCCTGAGATTGATATTCATTACGTGGCATTGCCTTTCTCTGCTCTCACTCACACTCACCCTCCTCCACCCCAAATTGGGCGCACCTATCATTTGGATGCTCTTACGCTTCTTCAATTGCTGGCTCTGGGTAACAAAACTGAAGCAAAACCCCGTGTTGGCAAACCCATAACAAAGATGGACGCAGTCTCTGCCTACATTTGGAAAGTCTTTGCTCGCGCGCAGGCTTTGAGTTGTTCAGAAGCAACGAGAATCGGCATTCCAATTGACGGGCGTGCATACCTTAACCTCCCTCCCTCCTACTTCGGAAACGCGATAGCAATTCCTTTCAAGGAGAGTTACGCAGAGGACATATTGGAGCAGCCATTAAGCAAGATAGCAGAAATCGTACGCAATGTTATATGTGCTTCAACAAACAGTGAGTATTTCAGGTCCGTCGTGGATTGGGTGGAGGAGAAGAGACCAGCAGCGATATTAGCGAGAGTTTATGGGGAGGAAGGGTCTGCCCTGGTGGTGTCATCCGGAGTGAGGATCCCATTATATGAATTTGACTTGGGATGTGGAAAGCCTGCGTTTTCAAGTGCATATTTTCCATGGGGAGGAACAGCAGGGTATGTAATGTTGCGGGCGAGCCCCCTTGGAGATGGGAATATGGTGGTGTATATGCACATGGCCGAGAAGCATCTAGATGCCATCGAGACTGATCCTGAATTTTTGTTCGTGAGGGCCAATCGAATGAATTTCTGGTACCTGTAG